The following proteins are encoded in a genomic region of Vigna radiata var. radiata cultivar VC1973A unplaced genomic scaffold, Vradiata_ver6 scaffold_7, whole genome shotgun sequence:
- the LOC106753816 gene encoding GATA transcription factor 9 yields MNMCQTQCHQDQVFASSCSTSLDDLFSAKNTEVDVELEWLSEFVEDCFSSPPSFVLGGGGAKNSTTSISISTSTGSSSSNTLKRAAQENECPLQNFAVPGKARSKRKRLSAPRTKDPLSVWSHHLNPENEALSSDPPLLKQAYWLADSELMMMPKPKEEEEEVRKMVIGECEVEGSSGQQAMARRCSHCLAQRTPQWRAGPLGPKTLCNACGVRYKSGRLLPEYRPAKSPTFVSYLHSNSHKKVMEMRMSVYSDH; encoded by the exons ATGAATATGTGCCAAACTCAATGCCACCAAGACCAGGTCTTTGCCTCTTCTTGCTCAACCAGCCTTGATGACCTCTTCTCTGCCAAAAACACG GAAGTGGATGTTGAGTTGGAGTGGCTTTCGGAGTTTGTTGAGGACTGCTTTTCGAGTCCCCCAAGTTTTGTGTTGGGAGGCGGTGGGGCTAAGAATAGTACTACAAGCATAAGCATAAGCACAAGCACaggcagcagcagcagcaacacATTGAAGAGGGCCGCCCAAGAGAATGAGTGTCCTTTGCAAAATTTTGCTGTGCCTGGGAAGGCGAGGAGCAAAAGGAAAAGGCTTTCGGCCCCTAGAACGAAGGACCCTTTGAGCGTATGGTCACACCATTTGAACCCCGAAAATGAAGCCTTGAGTTCTGACCCTCCACTCCTGAAACAGGCATATTGGTTGGCTGACAGTGAACTGATGATGATGCCTAAGCcaaaggaggaggaggaagaagtgAGGAAAATGGTGATTGGGGAGTGTGAGGTTGAAGGTAGCAGTGGTCAACAAGCAATGGCAAGGAGATGCAGCCATTGCTTGGCTCAGAGGACCCCACAGTGGAGGGCAGGACCATTAGGTCCAAAGACACTTTGCAATGCATGTGGAGTTAGGTACAAGTCTGGTAGGTTGCTACCAGAGTATAGGCCAGCCAAGAGTCCTACTTTTGTTAGCTACTTGCACTCCAATTCCCACAAGAAAGTCATGGAGATGAGGATGTCTGTTTACTCTGATCACTAG